The following DNA comes from Athene noctua chromosome 1, bAthNoc1.hap1.1, whole genome shotgun sequence.
TGTGATGGAATCGTGTGTGCACAATGACATCATGGGTATGATGGTATCGTGTGTCTGATGGCATCACATGTGCGATACCATCACATGTGTGATGGGATCCCATGTGCAATGGCATCACGTGTGTGATGGCATCGTGTGTGATGGCATCCCATGTCAGCCCATGTGAGATGGCATCTCATGTGTGAAGGCATCATGTGTGTGATGGCATGGTGCGTGTGCGATGACATCCCATGCCATCCCGTGTGAGATGGCATCCCATGTACGATGTCATCACACGCGTAATGGAATCATGTGTGAAACAGCATCCCATGTGTGATGACAACACTTGTACAATGACATCCCATGTGTGATGACACCCCACGTGTGATGGCACCCCACGTGTGATGGCCTCACGTGTGTGATGGCGTATCGCGTGTGATGGCATCCCATGTCATCCCCTGTGCAATGGCAGTGCATATGCGATGACATCCCACATGTGATGACACCCCGTGTGCAATGGCCTCAAGTGTGCGATGGCATCCCGTGTCATCCCACGTACGATGGCATCCCGTGTCATCCCATGTGCGATGGCGTTCCGTGTCATCCCACATGTGATGGCGTCCCATGTCATCCCACATGTGATGGCGTCCTGTGTCATCCCATGTGCGATGGCATCCCGTGTCATCCCATGTGCGATGGCGTTCCATGTCATCCCACATGTGATGGCGTTCCATGTCATCCCACATGTGATGGCGTCCCGTGTCATCCCATGTGCGATGGCATCCCATGTCATCCCCTGTGCAATGGCAGTGCATATGCGATGACATCCCACATGTGATGACACCCCGTGTGCAATGGCCTCAAGCGTGCAATGGCATCCCATGTCATCCCACGTACGATGGCATCCCGTGTCATCCCATGTGCGATGGCGTTCCGTGTCATGCCACATGTGATGGCGTCCCATGTCATCCCACATGTGATGGCGTCCCGTGTCATCCCATGTGCGATGGTGTCCTGTGTCATCCCCCATGCGATGGCGTCCCGTGTCATCCCACATGCGATGGCGTCCCGTGTCATCCCACGTGCAGTGGCATCCTGTCTATGATGTCCCCACGTGTGTGGTGACACCCCGTAGTGGGTaacacccccccgcccctcccggcgccgccggcTCCAGCTCCCAGACCACTCCGCAAACACCCCGGGCGACATCTCGGCTCCCAggaccggggtggggggagaaggagcCGGGACACCCCAAAAGCCAGGTGGGGGGGCCCTACCCACAGGCGAGGCCGCAGGCGGGGTGACGGCGGTGCTGTCCCCGCTGTCCTAGGGCTCGGCGGTGGCAGCGGCGCGGGCGGCCGAGCTCTGCAGGCGCCGGCTCAGCTCAGCGTCCAGGCGGTGGGAGGTGGCGTCGAGGGTCTGGGCCAGGTGGCTAGTGAGCCGTAGCATGTGGGCCACCACGCGGACACCCTTCCGTAgcctggggggggcagaggggggcgGAGGGCAAAGCTCAGTGTCCCCACCAGCCTCCCCGCAGGGTGTGGCAGGTGATGcggcagctctgggggtgctggtgggggggtccccaactcCTCCACTCCCACCCGAGAGCCACCACGAAGGTTGtgggacccttggggacacccaaacaccccccaccccgggtGTCCGcagcgggggaggggggggtatCTCCCACCCATGGATTTTGGCTCCACGGAGCCTCCTCTCCCCGTGGCACTTACTTCTCCTTCTTGTCGGCCATGTGGGGGTGATCGGCCTCGGCCACGTGAGCCGCCAGCTCCCTGCGGACGCTGTCCAGGCGCTCCTGGAACGCCCGGTTGGCCCCGCGGATGGCGGGAAGGGCCCCGGCGATGACGTCCCGGTACCGGGTCCCGTTGTCCTCCAGCTCGGCCGCCGCCTCCACGGCCCTCAGGCCGGCctgggtgtcctgcaggaggttCTGGAGATGATCCAGCTGGTGGCGCGCggcggaggcggggggcggcTCGGGGGGGCCGCAGGCTTTGGGGGTGTGGAAGGTGATGCCGCAGCCTTGTGGGTCCCGGAGGAGGGGGTCGCCATCCTGGCGGTACCCCAACTCTTCCGTCCCTACGCGGGGGGTCGCGTCTTCTTCTGGGCCCTCCTGGGTGGTGGCGGGGGGGACGAGGGCGCAGACCCCCACCAGCAGGCACCAGCCGGGGCCCCCCGGGATCATGGTGTCCTGTGGGAGCGAAGAGAAATGGGGGACGGGGGGTCAAGGCTGTGGCTGAGACACCCCCTGAGACacttttggggacccccccccaggacTCCCTGAGTTTGCACCAGCAAAAtcccccttgtttttccctgcttACACAGCGCTGGGATTTGGGGGTGTCGTaccccaccctggggggggggggacacccttTCAGCAcgcccccccagggcagcacatGGAGCACGgcgatggggaaactgaggcacggagggGTTAAGACGAGGGCTGGGGTGAGGCTGATCCTACTGGAGGGGCAGCttgtccccccaaaccccccctctGGAGTCATGGGAAAGCAggaggccgcggcggggggggggtgcagaCAATGCGGCTCTTTCAAAACCGCCGCCGGAAAGTCTCGgcgccggggctgggggagccgcTGCCAGATGCTGCCGCCGCGGGGGtttgggggttcgggggggttccccaccagcaccccctaCCCTCCCAGCCAGCGCCGAGCCCCTGGGCAGAGGGGACAGAGGGGAGGGGGCTCCCATCGGCTGCCTGGGGTGCGCTGAGCTGCTCGGGTCTCGGGCCAGCACCTGGTTCTTGATTCGGAGCCAAGGGGCcaaaaagcgggggggggggggggagatgtggcAACTGGGGggtacacaccccccccccgaccctggCGGAGACCCCAGTGGCACCGTGgcccagccctgccaggagctggccgGGTCCCCGGGGCTGGGTGCTTCCTCCCGGCTCTCCCCACCAGAACAGCGACAGAACAGCGAAATTCtcccttttttcaccccaaaaaacccactcCCACCTTTTGGCACCGGGACTGGGGGGGCACAGACCTGCTGGCGGCCCCCATTTtggggggagcggaggggctgTGTCCACCTGTCCCCGCCGTGTgatggggagcgggggggggggggggagctgagCCACGCCAGAAATCAGGAAAAGGGGcgtccagcccccccccccccccccagggagggtgttgggggggtcctggggacagCGGGAGGTTGGGGAGCCCCATCCATCCCCGTAaggagccccccccccagctcctcggTGCCGGGGtgcagtgaccccccccccagcgcacacaccccccccgggtggggaaactgaggcaggaggtTGGGGTTTGCCTTGTGAAACCGCTGCTGAGcgcccccccccggtccccccgcGCCGTCCCGGTCCCACTCACCGCTCGGCGACGCGGCCGTCCCGCCACGGCACTGCCGGCAGCTCCCCGAGGCGGGGCCGCGGCCCACACGCCTGCACACGCCTGCACACGCCTGCACACGCGTGGCTGGCGCTGAGGGGGCCGAGGGTGGTTCAACGTAcatggggggggcgggggagcccccctggggctggtttggggtgtgggggggggaggTTCAGGATGGCTGAAGCAGCCAGGAGAAGTGCACGCGTGTGCACACATGTGCTTGGTGTGTAGTCACGTGCGGAGCGTGCACACCTGTGCTCGGTGCCCACACAGGCGCTTGGTGCACAGCCACGCTCGGAAGGGAGCACATGTGCTGAGCGTGCACACACGTGTGTTGAGTGTGCACATGTTCCCTTCCCAACACGTGCTGTGTGTGCtgagtgtgcacacacatgtgctgAGTATGCACATATGTGTGCTGAGTGTGCACTTCCCGTGCTCAGCAGGGTACACATGTGCTGAGTGTGAACATACATGTTCTTGGTAGGACACATACATGTGCTGAGTGTGCACACATGAGCGGAGTGCACACTTACGTGTGCTCAGCAGGGCACACACGTGCTGAACGTGCACACATGAGCTGAATGTGCACAGACGTGCTGAGAATGCACGTACGTGTGCTCAGCAGGGCACACATGTGCTACGCACACACACGTGCTGAACGTGCACACATGTGCTAAGTGTACACATATGTGCTAAGTGTGCACACATGTGCGGAGCGTGCATATACATGTGCTGAGTGTGCACATACATGCACTCAGCAGGGCACACATGTTGAGTATGCACATACATGTGCTGAGCGTGTACATACATTTGTTCAGTCGGGCACACACACGGagcatgcacatgcatgtgctCAGAAGGACTCATACAAGCTGAGTGGGCACATACATGTGTTGAGTGTGCACATACATGTTGAGCATGCACATACATTTGCTCAGCAGGGCACACACATGGAGCATGCACATGCACGTGCTCAGCAGGACTCACAAATGCTGAGCAGGCACATACATGTGTTGAGTGTGCACGTACATGTGGTCAGCAGGGCACACGTGCTGACTGTTCACACACATGTGCTGAGCGTTCCCATACGTGCTGAGCATGCATATACATGTGCGGAGTGTGCACATACATATTGAGCGTGCACATGCATGTGCTCACCAGGGCACACATACCGAGTGTGCACACACGTGTTGAGCATGCACATACACGTGCTGAGAGTGCACATACATGCGCTCAGCAGGGTGCACACATGCCAAGCAGTCAGCCCTCCCGCAGCCTCACCGTGCACGCGTGTGCtcggagacacacacacacacgcttaAGGGTGCACACGCAACCTCAGCAACATGCCCGGCCGTGTGAGCACATGCTCATGCACACACATGTTTTGCacgtgtgcgtgcgtgtgcatGCACGCGCACCCGCACGCTCGTGCACATGCGTTTTGGCGCGTGCAGGTGCACACAGGGGTGCGCGTGCCTGTAGCCGTGTGCATATGCTCGTGCGCACACGCGTGCGCGTGCTCCCACCTGCGTGCGGCACGAACACGCGTGCAGGCCGctgtgtgcacacgcgtgtgcacgccCGCAGCACGTGGGCCGTCCCGCCCTTGCGCCCCttcccgctccccgccccgcgaGGCCGCTCAGcgcggggtgcaggggggtcggtgggtgctgctgcaccctggggtgctgcggggggggggatgGGACGGACGGTCCGGGCTCCAccttaatggggaaaaaaaaggcgattttggggaaaaaaaagtcgtCGGCAAAACCCCCCAGCTGAGCGGCAGGGAGTGCGTGGAGAGGGCGCACGCACGGCagcggggggccgggggtcccgcAGCCCCACGGGGCCGGGAGGGTGCGGGGGGCGGTGTGGGGGGGGGCCCCCCGTGCAGAGTTGCGGGGGCCCCCCCCAGGAGTCCGGGAGGGCGGCGGACGGCGGCGCTAGGACCCAGCGCGCTGCCCAGGCGGGAGGGGCGTGGCTTGCGGggcggcggaggggccgcgggTTCGAGTCCCGgtgcgggcggcggggaggcggccatggcgCGGCGGGCCGTGGTGTTTGACCTTGGCGGTttgctctttgggcccggcctaCAGCACGTCCTGGGTTCCTGCGAGCGGGACTACGCTCTGCCCAGGTACGGCCTAACCCGGCacggcccggcacggcccggcctggcctggCCCGGCGGCACAcgcccgcccgcgccgcggcCTGTCGCTGCTCGGCCGGAGACCCCTAGAGACGAGGCGACAATACTGTGTGTGCGGCCGCCGCCCGCGCGGGGCCTGCGCGACTGGGGCTCCCAGAGCAGGAAGAtagggtcggggcggggggggggggcgtgcaGGCTGGGGACCCCCTGTCCCGGGGCGGGGTGTGCAAGTTGGGGTCCCTGTGTGTACAGGGGGGGCAGGCTGGGGACATCCTGCCTTGGTGTGGGGTGCAGGCGCGGGGAGGGGTCCTGTCCTGGATGTGGGGTGCAGGCCAGCAGTTAAAACTAACCCCCAAAGAGACAGGGTCTCCACAGGGGATGTTGTCCAAAGCAGTACGAAGAGCAACTATTGATTAATTAAACAGGATAATGAATTaagcccatccctgccccagtgctgaGACCTGACACAACTCAGTCCATGAGTTGAAGCTGACAAAACCCAAAGCGTTGGACCCCTGAGCGCTTCCGAAACAGCCTCTCGAGTCCTAGTGAACCCTTTGCCCCATTTAATACAGGATATTTGGGAATTACTAATCCCAAAAGCTCCCGAACAGGGGCTGAACAGGTTCTCTCTCTTTGCATCGCCCAACACGTCGGGATTTCCTGGCAGTGCGtgggtgttaaaaaaaaaaaaaaaaagcagggagttaaaaaaaaaatattaaaaaaaattaaacagctaAATGCTGGAGGACACGGAGCAGATGGAACAATAAATTCCCAGATTATCAGGCCATCAAACATATTTTTGCTTCGctttatagtaaaaaaaaagtgacagcaaTCTTGCTGGAACACATAAAGCCGCTTTATTTTTAACCGAGCTGCATTTTTATCGACTCGGAGGAGAGCTTTGTCCTAAAGCCAGTCGCTGTAATCTTGTTTTATTGCCGCCCGAGAAGGCCTTTTGTGGTCTTGTGATAGGGGCGAATTATTTTCCCTGAGCTACGGCTTACAAAATACCTcgctttttgcattttttttttttttttttttattcctggcCAAACTCCCCGCTCGTCTATCTGCAGGGCGAAGTAATTGAGCTGCCAGCGGAAATAAATGGGCAGCGATCTCCCGGTCCTGCAATAAAGTGATGCTCCAGCCCTGGGTGATGATGGAGGATGGAGCGCTGCGTCCCCAGCACGGAGCATCCCCCTCCCTGTAgcgcaccccaacaccccccccggTATTAGGGTCCCTCCCCCAGCTGACTTTCTGCTCCTTTGCCTGGCAGGAATTTCTTGCAAAAGGTCATGTTTGCCGGTGGCTCCGACAGTCCTTATGCCAGAGCGATGAGGGGACACATCACCCTGTCCCAGGTGAGCCCCCGGGTACCAGCCACGGAGCATCGCCGGCAGCTCGGATGCGGCttgggaaggagctgaggggaGCAGAGTCCAGGCAGGGCcctgctttgggattttttggggTCAGTTGACTTTGAGCTGGGGTGTTTTGCAGCTCTTTTCGGAGATGGAagagggctgcaggcagcacgCCTCCGCCTCGGGCATCGCCCTGCCACCGGCCTTCTCCGTCGCTCAAGCCTTCGGGGAGATGGCGGCCAAGGGGACGGTCAACGCCCCCCTCCTGCAGGCAGCCAGGGTGCTGCGGAGGAacggtgggtgctggggggtggatTTTGGGCGAGAGGGGCTGGAGTCAGGGTGCTGCTTCCCTCCTGACAAGGCACCACAGGGGTCCCTGCTTGGTCTCACTACGATGTCCCTGCTCGGTCCCACCACAGAGTCCCTGCTCAGTCCCTCCTCCTCATCAAAAGGCTCTCTCAGCATCTCTAATTAGATGTTTCAAGCCCAAATCCATCAGACGTGGTGTCACCCAGCCACAGTCAGTCCATCGGCTCAGTCCTCAGCATCTTGGTGTGCCTGAGCTCCAGCTCACACCCCTCTTGCCTTGGGGGGGGTTGAGCTTTGCTTTCCTAGAAGTACAAATTGGGCCTTAAGCTCCTGCTGAGAATCCTTTTATCTCCTGCCAGGGTGTCCTGGCCCAGACAGAGCCTCATAAATTGGAGATTTTAGGATAAAAAGTCAGAGAAACATGGCTGAGGGGGAGAGGTGAAATCAAACACTCTCTGGAGAGCCAGAGTGGGAAAAGCAGCACTCCCCACTCTGCCCTTCTTTAGGATTTAAGACCTGTGTCCTCGCCAACAACTGGGTGGATGACAGCGCTGGGCGGCTCTTCACGGCCACGCTGATGAACCTGCTGCGCCGCCACTTCGACCTGGTGATCGAATCCTGCCGGCTCGGAGCGCAGAAGCCCGATCCCCACATCTACACCTACACCCTGGATGCGCTGCAGGCGAAGCCGCAGGAGGTACAACCATCACCCCCAAAACAGGGCACGGAGGGGTCCCTCTGAGCACCCAAACTCCTTGGCCAAACCCAACGGCCGCCCTTCCCTGGGGTGCTGAGCCCGACTCTCACTGGTGTATCTCCAGGTCATCATCCTGGATGACGTCGGGGAGAATTTGAAGCCGGCCCGGGACATGGGCATGGCCACTGTCCTCGTCAGAGACACCGAGACCGTCCTGAAGGAACTGGAGGAGCTCTCGGGCGTCCAGGCACGTTGTGGTGCTCTGGGTCCTCTCCgtgccctgctctcctggagttCTGCAGACCAGGAGGGGTGGGCTCGGGCTTCTGGGTCTTGCCATGATGCGGTGCCGGTGCAGGACTGATGAGCGGCTTTGGAAATGAAAGGGATGGGGGCTGTGATCTGCAAACCCTGCCCACCCCCGTAACCTCATCCCCTGGACCTGCTGAGCCCACCACTCCTCTGCTGCCGCCAGGATCCATCCTGCTCCTCGCTCCCCTGGGGGGTTCCTTCTCCCCCCCTCAGGACAACGTGAGGGATTTGGGGGAAGATAAGTGACTTTGTGTGTTGTTTGAGCCCGTAGCTGGCATGCAGAAGGTGCAGAGCGCTCCAGGAGCTGCCATGGGGGGGGCCAGGGATGGTGGGATGAAG
Coding sequences within:
- the LOC141967129 gene encoding uncharacterized protein LOC141967129, yielding MIPGGPGWCLLVGVCALVPPATTQEGPEEDATPRVGTEELGYRQDGDPLLRDPQGCGITFHTPKACGPPEPPPASAARHQLDHLQNLLQDTQAGLRAVEAAAELEDNGTRYRDVIAGALPAIRGANRAFQERLDSVRRELAAHVAEADHPHMADKKEKLRKGVRVVAHMLRLTSHLAQTLDATSHRLDAELSRRLQSSAARAAATAEP